Proteins encoded by one window of Silvibacterium dinghuense:
- a CDS encoding MlaE family ABC transporter permease, whose protein sequence is MPFATIDDAAKRGVNAVQQYSLLSARALGNLFRRPFYGADIITQADLIGVGSLPIVILTGFFTGGVLALQSASTLSQFGAAAVTGQLVSLSMIKELGPVLTSLMVSGRNASGMASELGSMMVTEQIDAMRALGTDPLKKLVMPRMVATIVMMFFLTIVSDALGTLGGAACAIYLLGQDASQYFHTAYQSLRYPDVAQGLAKPLVFGFIIASIGCFYGMNTRGGTQGVGRATTQAVVVSSVLIIASDFLISKFMIGLFGR, encoded by the coding sequence ATGCCCTTCGCCACGATCGACGATGCAGCCAAGCGAGGCGTAAACGCCGTCCAGCAGTATTCGCTGCTCTCGGCGCGCGCGCTCGGCAACCTCTTCCGGCGCCCTTTCTATGGCGCGGATATCATCACGCAGGCAGACCTGATCGGCGTCGGATCGCTGCCGATCGTCATTCTGACGGGCTTCTTCACCGGCGGCGTGCTGGCCCTGCAGTCCGCTTCGACCCTTTCGCAGTTCGGAGCAGCGGCAGTGACCGGTCAGCTGGTCTCGCTCTCCATGATCAAAGAGCTGGGGCCAGTGCTCACCAGCCTGATGGTCTCCGGGCGCAATGCTTCGGGCATGGCCAGCGAACTCGGGTCGATGATGGTCACCGAACAGATCGACGCCATGCGGGCGCTGGGCACCGATCCTCTGAAAAAACTGGTGATGCCGCGCATGGTGGCAACGATCGTGATGATGTTCTTCCTGACCATCGTCTCCGACGCGCTCGGCACTCTTGGCGGCGCGGCCTGCGCGATCTACCTGCTCGGCCAGGACGCCTCGCAGTACTTCCACACGGCCTACCAGTCGCTGCGCTATCCGGACGTGGCGCAAGGCCTGGCCAAGCCGCTGGTCTTCGGCTTCATCATCGCCTCGATCGGCTGCTTCTACGGCATGAACACCCGCGGCGGCACGCAGGGCGTGGGACGCGCAACGACGCAGGCCGTAGTTGTCAGCTCGGTGCTTATCATCGCCTCGGACTTTCTTATCAGCAAGTTCATGATCGGGCTCTTCGGGCGCTGA
- a CDS encoding ABC transporter ATP-binding protein gives MATRTAEFAEEQKSILEAHPDAPAVQFEHVSIGFEGKQVLEDISFTVKRGETRILLGPAGVGKSVLLKLANGLLKPDSGQVWVFGFEVSAMREQDLFRLRESIGTVFQEGALFDSMTVRDNVGFRLMEEHVPDAEIDRRVTEALRFVELEHTLTKFPAELSGGMRRRVAIARAIVTKPDLILYDSPTGGLDPITSTTIVELVIKQRDVSHTSSIVVTHRLQDAFMLATHCFNQEAKAVTPLPEGELDASTSFMMLHQGKLVFDGSTRDLVRSDDPFIRNYLS, from the coding sequence ATGGCCACACGCACGGCGGAGTTCGCCGAAGAACAGAAGAGCATCCTCGAGGCGCATCCTGACGCCCCGGCAGTGCAGTTTGAGCATGTCAGCATCGGCTTTGAGGGCAAGCAGGTTCTCGAAGACATCTCCTTTACCGTCAAGCGCGGCGAGACCCGCATCCTGCTGGGACCGGCGGGCGTGGGCAAAAGCGTGCTACTCAAGCTTGCAAACGGTCTTCTCAAGCCGGATTCCGGCCAGGTCTGGGTCTTTGGCTTTGAAGTCAGCGCCATGCGCGAGCAGGATCTCTTCCGCTTGCGCGAATCGATCGGCACTGTATTTCAGGAAGGCGCGCTCTTCGATTCCATGACGGTGCGCGACAACGTGGGATTCCGCCTGATGGAAGAACATGTGCCCGATGCGGAAATTGACCGCAGGGTGACCGAGGCTCTGCGCTTTGTCGAGCTGGAACACACGCTGACGAAGTTCCCGGCCGAGCTTTCGGGCGGCATGCGGCGGCGCGTGGCGATCGCGCGGGCCATCGTAACCAAGCCGGACCTGATTCTCTACGATTCTCCGACCGGTGGCCTCGACCCGATCACCTCCACGACGATTGTCGAACTGGTCATCAAGCAGCGCGATGTCTCCCATACCAGCTCCATTGTCGTCACTCACAGGCTGCAGGACGCCTTCATGCTGGCCACGCACTGCTTCAACCAGGAAGCGAAGGCGGTTACACCGCTGCCAGAAGGCGAACTCGATGCAAGCACCAGCTTCATGATGCTGCACCAGGGCAAACTGGTCTTCGACGGCTCGACACGAGACCTGGTCCGTTCGGACGATCCGTTCATCCGGAATTACCTCTCTTAA